Proteins encoded within one genomic window of Hahella chejuensis KCTC 2396:
- the atpA gene encoding F0F1 ATP synthase subunit alpha — MQQLNPSEISEIIKKRIEKLDISSEAKTEGTIVSVSDGIVLIHGLADVMYGEMIEFEGGVYGLALNLERDSVGAVVLGDYKDLAEGQKVRVTGRILEVPVGEQLLGRVVDGLGNPIDGKGALETTLTEPVEKVAPGVIARKSVGQPMQTGYKSVDTMVPIGRGQRELVIGDRQTGKTALAIDAIINQKGTGIKCIYVAIGQKQSSIANVVRKLEEHGAMDHTIVVAAGAADPASMQFLAPYSGCTMGEYFRDRGEDALIIYDDLTKQAWAYRQISLLLRRPPGREAYPGDVFYLHSRLLERASRVNEEYVEKYTNGEVKGKTGSLTALPIIETQAGDVSAFVPTNVISITDGQIFLETSLFNAGIRPAMNAGISVSRVGGAAQTKIMKKLGGGIRLALAQYRELAAFAQFASDLDEATRKQLEHGQRVTELMKQKQFAPMTVAEMGLVLFAANEGFLDDVDAKKVVPFEAALLSYAKSEFGDLLAKINEAGDYNDEIAAGLKSCIEKFKSTQTW; from the coding sequence ATGCAGCAACTGAATCCATCTGAGATCAGTGAAATCATCAAGAAGCGCATTGAGAAGCTGGATATTTCTTCTGAAGCGAAAACAGAAGGCACTATCGTAAGCGTTTCTGATGGTATCGTACTGATCCATGGTCTTGCCGACGTAATGTACGGTGAGATGATTGAATTTGAAGGCGGCGTATACGGTCTGGCTCTTAACTTAGAGCGCGATTCCGTGGGCGCCGTTGTATTGGGCGACTACAAAGATTTAGCGGAAGGTCAAAAGGTAAGAGTAACCGGCCGTATCTTGGAAGTGCCCGTAGGCGAACAATTGCTTGGTCGCGTCGTTGACGGACTGGGTAATCCGATTGACGGTAAAGGCGCTCTGGAAACGACTCTGACTGAGCCGGTTGAGAAAGTCGCGCCGGGCGTTATCGCACGTAAATCCGTTGGTCAGCCAATGCAGACTGGTTATAAGTCGGTAGACACCATGGTGCCCATCGGTCGCGGTCAGCGTGAGCTGGTTATCGGCGACCGTCAGACTGGTAAAACCGCTCTGGCGATCGATGCGATCATCAACCAGAAAGGCACTGGCATCAAGTGTATCTACGTTGCAATCGGTCAGAAGCAGTCTTCTATCGCCAACGTTGTGCGTAAGCTGGAAGAGCACGGCGCAATGGATCACACCATCGTTGTCGCCGCAGGCGCTGCGGACCCTGCGTCCATGCAGTTCCTGGCTCCGTACTCTGGCTGCACCATGGGCGAGTATTTCCGTGACCGTGGTGAAGACGCACTGATCATTTACGACGACTTGACCAAGCAAGCCTGGGCGTATCGTCAGATCTCCCTGTTGCTGCGTCGTCCGCCCGGACGCGAAGCATACCCCGGTGACGTATTTTACCTGCACTCCCGTTTGCTGGAGCGTGCGTCCCGCGTTAACGAGGAATACGTTGAGAAGTACACCAACGGTGAAGTGAAAGGCAAAACCGGTTCTTTGACCGCTCTGCCTATCATCGAAACTCAAGCCGGTGACGTATCTGCGTTCGTTCCTACTAACGTAATTTCTATTACTGACGGCCAGATCTTCCTTGAGACAAGCCTGTTCAATGCGGGTATCCGTCCTGCGATGAACGCCGGTATCTCTGTATCCCGGGTAGGTGGCGCCGCACAGACCAAGATCATGAAAAAGCTGGGTGGCGGTATCCGTCTGGCCCTGGCTCAGTATCGTGAACTGGCTGCGTTCGCTCAGTTCGCTTCTGACCTTGACGAAGCGACTCGTAAGCAGCTGGAGCACGGTCAGCGTGTTACCGAACTGATGAAGCAAAAGCAGTTCGCGCCGATGACCGTTGCTGAAATGGGCTTGGTTCTGTTCGCTGCAAACGAAGGTTTCCTGGACGATGTCGACGCCAAGAAAGTAGTTCCCTTCGAAGCGGCTCTGCTTTCTTACGCCAAGAGCGAATTCGGCGATCTTCTGGCGAAGATCAACGAAGCAGGCGATTACAACGACGAAATCGCCGCCGGCCTGAAATCTTGTATCGAGAAGTTCAAATCCACTCAAACCTGGTAA